The following are from one region of the Actinomycetota bacterium genome:
- a CDS encoding ACT domain-containing protein, which yields MLTEVVVELEDRIGALARLGELLGEQGVNIRALAVVRVAEGRALAHLVVEPADVAVRVLREHDLVPERVREVLSVTLEDEPGALGRYCRRLADASINLEAVYLAGERNGAKELVLAVSDLPAARQLRAR from the coding sequence ATGCTGACCGAGGTGGTGGTGGAGCTCGAGGACCGGATCGGAGCGCTGGCCCGCCTCGGGGAACTGCTCGGCGAGCAGGGGGTGAACATCCGCGCGCTGGCCGTGGTGCGGGTGGCCGAGGGGCGGGCCCTGGCCCACCTGGTGGTCGAGCCCGCCGACGTCGCCGTGCGCGTCCTGCGCGAGCACGACCTGGTGCCCGAGCGGGTGCGCGAGGTGCTGTCGGTGACCCTCGAGGACGAGCCCGGCGCCCTCGGCCGCTACTGCCGCCGGCTCGCCGACGCCTCCATCAACCTGGAGGCCGTCTACCTCGCCGGCGAGCGCAACGGGGCCAAGGAGCTGGTCCTGGCCGTCAGCGACCTGCCGGCCGCCCGTCAGCTCCGCGCCCGGTGA
- a CDS encoding TlpA disulfide reductase family protein, whose amino-acid sequence MVEAPRSRLRSSRLLILAVLVVVAVVLPAGAALLDRRRPAAQWESRTAPTVPPSVKVYEPGTPAPPLRLEGLDGRPVDLAALRGRPVVVNFWATWCEPCVREFPLLAKAAATHRADRLAVVGVLTGDRPSEARAFVRRHNATWPVGIDADGAAAAAWSAVGLPHTYFIRPDGTLASHHFSELTQPALDGQLAGILG is encoded by the coding sequence ATGGTCGAGGCTCCTAGGTCCCGGCTCCGTTCCAGCCGGCTGCTGATCCTGGCCGTCCTGGTCGTGGTCGCCGTCGTCCTGCCGGCGGGGGCGGCCCTGCTCGACCGCCGCCGGCCGGCCGCCCAGTGGGAGTCCCGCACCGCCCCGACCGTCCCCCCGTCGGTCAAGGTCTACGAGCCCGGCACCCCGGCCCCGCCCCTGCGCCTGGAAGGCCTCGACGGCCGCCCGGTCGACCTGGCCGCCCTCCGCGGCCGCCCGGTGGTGGTCAACTTCTGGGCCACCTGGTGCGAGCCCTGCGTCCGTGAGTTCCCCCTCCTCGCCAAGGCCGCCGCCACCCACCGCGCCGACCGCCTGGCCGTGGTCGGCGTCCTCACCGGCGACCGCCCCTCCGAAGCCCGCGCCTTCGTCCGCCGCCACAACGCCACCTGGCCGGTCGGCATCGACGCCGACGGCGCCGCCGCCGCCGCCTGGAGTGCCGTCGGTCTCCCCCACACCTACTTCATCCGCCCCGACGGCACCCTCGCCTCCCACCACTTCAGCGAGCTCACCCAACCCGCCCTCGACGGCCAGCTGGCCGGGATCCTCGGCTGA